In one Catenulispora sp. EB89 genomic region, the following are encoded:
- a CDS encoding alpha/beta hydrolase-fold protein, with protein MSRRLSPRKRTAVLLALVLALVGATAAAARPRHELKFDVSFPAATRTAPADGRAFVIVSTTASSDPREQINIVNGAPYWGRDVEGLRPGRPVRLDSGAATYGYPLATLNQLPPGRYYVQAFFTVYDTFHRGDGSTVQMHMPCGDGQDIFNSPRNMYSTPQWITITGDEDKPLKLSLDHVITPSDPIPAGGTCQQGNPADTQHVKHIKILSPALTKFWGTPIYVGANVLLPQGYDDPQNANVRYPVEYHFAHFTENAPHGFKEDGSNSFSQFWLNPSSPKFISIEVREENPFYDSSYVVDSPNVGPYGTATTQELIPALDAQFRTIAAPWARVTSGGSTGGWEALASLVFNPGVYGGTFAGYPDPVDFHRHQIVDIYDDANAYNTLRQFDYPTQRPDDRNTAGDSVYDMAQENLWELAIGDHDRSGGAWAIWEAVYGPQGKDGYPALVWDKRTGAIDHTVAAQWKPKDLDAKLAAEWSTLGPQLRGEIHMYVGDMDTYFLNDAVELLQKNLDAQTSPPADATFTYGREKPHGWSPYTDAQWFGVYAAYVASKAPAGTDVSGWRGASTTAAPPASAAVATASSKAAAANTVRAMLPASMDGGVIDQTDVKLGPSR; from the coding sequence ATGTCTCGTCGGCTGTCCCCGCGCAAACGTACCGCCGTCCTCCTCGCCCTGGTGCTGGCCCTGGTCGGGGCCACCGCCGCGGCCGCCCGGCCGCGGCACGAGCTGAAGTTCGACGTCTCCTTCCCCGCCGCGACCCGGACCGCGCCCGCCGACGGCCGGGCGTTCGTGATCGTGTCGACCACCGCGAGCTCCGATCCCCGGGAGCAGATCAACATCGTCAACGGCGCGCCGTACTGGGGCCGGGACGTCGAGGGGCTCCGTCCCGGGCGCCCGGTGCGGCTCGACTCCGGCGCCGCGACCTACGGCTACCCGCTGGCCACGCTCAACCAGCTGCCGCCGGGCCGCTACTACGTGCAGGCCTTCTTCACCGTCTACGACACCTTCCACCGCGGCGACGGCTCGACCGTCCAGATGCACATGCCCTGCGGCGACGGCCAGGACATCTTCAACTCGCCGCGGAACATGTACAGCACGCCGCAGTGGATCACCATCACCGGCGACGAGGACAAACCGCTCAAGCTGTCGCTGGACCACGTCATCACGCCGTCCGACCCGATCCCGGCCGGCGGCACCTGCCAGCAGGGCAACCCCGCCGACACCCAGCACGTGAAGCACATCAAGATCCTGAGTCCGGCGCTGACGAAGTTCTGGGGCACGCCGATCTACGTCGGCGCCAACGTGCTGCTGCCGCAGGGGTACGACGACCCGCAGAACGCGAACGTGCGCTACCCCGTCGAGTACCACTTCGCGCACTTCACCGAGAACGCGCCGCACGGCTTCAAGGAGGACGGCAGCAACTCCTTCTCCCAGTTCTGGCTCAACCCGAGCTCGCCGAAGTTCATCAGCATCGAGGTCCGCGAGGAGAACCCCTTCTACGACTCCTCCTACGTCGTCGACTCCCCCAACGTCGGCCCCTACGGCACCGCGACCACCCAGGAGCTGATCCCGGCCCTGGACGCGCAGTTCCGCACGATCGCCGCGCCCTGGGCCCGCGTCACCTCCGGCGGCTCGACAGGCGGCTGGGAAGCGCTGGCCTCGCTGGTGTTCAACCCGGGCGTCTACGGCGGCACCTTCGCCGGCTACCCCGACCCGGTGGACTTCCACCGGCACCAGATCGTCGACATCTACGACGACGCCAACGCCTACAACACCCTGCGCCAGTTCGACTACCCGACCCAGCGCCCCGACGACCGCAACACCGCCGGCGACTCCGTCTACGACATGGCGCAGGAGAACCTGTGGGAGCTGGCCATCGGCGACCACGACCGCAGCGGCGGCGCCTGGGCGATCTGGGAGGCGGTCTACGGCCCGCAGGGCAAGGACGGCTACCCGGCGCTGGTGTGGGACAAGCGCACCGGCGCGATCGACCACACCGTGGCCGCGCAGTGGAAGCCGAAGGACCTGGACGCCAAACTGGCGGCCGAGTGGTCCACGCTGGGCCCGCAGCTGCGGGGCGAGATCCACATGTACGTCGGCGACATGGACACGTACTTCCTGAACGACGCGGTGGAGCTGCTGCAGAAGAACCTCGACGCGCAGACCTCGCCGCCGGCCGACGCGACGTTCACCTACGGCCGCGAGAAGCCGCACGGCTGGTCGCCGTACACGGACGCGCAGTGGTTCGGCGTGTACGCGGCCTACGTGGCGTCGAAGGCGCCGGCCGGGACGGATGTCTCCGGGTGGCGCGGGGCCTCGACGACAGCCGCCCCGCCGGCATCGGCCGCAGTGGCAACCGCATCGTCGAAGGCGGCGGCCGCGAACACGGTGCGTGCGATGCTGCCGGCCTCGATGGACGGCGGTGTGATCGATCAGACGGATGTGAAGCTCGGACCGTCGCGGTGA
- a CDS encoding extracellular solute-binding protein: protein MIWTDAQRAPVLQQFAQSFASANGISVSVQPVATDLQSAYVTATAAGKGPDIVVGATDWIGNLVQNGAISPLPLAASQKSAFETTALNAVTYNGQVYGVPYATENLALITNTGEAAANPATFEAMVANGQAAVKAGKASEALAMQIGQQGDPYTAQPLLGSAGGFIFGTKADGSYDPAQVGVDNAGSKAFAARLAKYGEKGQNVFKRSIDANNAVSLFTSGKTPYLISGPWALEQVRKAGLKYAISPVPGFAGMGPSAPFVGVQAFYVSAKAKNTALAQEFTLNYLTKKDVEEALYKVDPRAPALTEAYDDVSKTDPDIAAFQAAAAHGVVLPQIPAMSAVWGPLGIAEAAIVGGADPNTAMTNAATQIKAAIAKG from the coding sequence GTGATCTGGACCGACGCGCAGCGGGCCCCGGTGCTCCAGCAGTTCGCGCAGAGCTTCGCCAGCGCCAACGGCATCTCGGTGAGCGTCCAGCCGGTCGCCACCGACCTGCAGTCGGCGTACGTCACCGCGACCGCCGCGGGTAAGGGCCCGGACATCGTGGTCGGCGCCACCGACTGGATCGGCAACCTGGTGCAGAACGGCGCCATCTCGCCGCTGCCGCTGGCCGCGTCGCAGAAGAGCGCCTTCGAGACCACCGCGCTGAACGCCGTCACCTACAACGGCCAGGTCTACGGCGTCCCCTATGCCACCGAGAACCTCGCGCTGATCACCAACACCGGCGAGGCCGCCGCCAACCCGGCGACCTTCGAGGCGATGGTGGCCAACGGCCAGGCCGCGGTGAAGGCGGGCAAGGCCTCCGAGGCGCTGGCGATGCAGATCGGCCAGCAGGGCGACCCGTACACGGCGCAGCCGCTGCTGGGTTCGGCCGGCGGTTTCATCTTCGGCACCAAGGCCGACGGCAGCTACGACCCCGCGCAGGTCGGTGTCGACAACGCCGGCTCCAAGGCGTTCGCAGCGCGGCTGGCCAAGTACGGCGAGAAGGGCCAGAACGTCTTCAAGCGCTCCATCGACGCGAACAACGCGGTGTCGCTGTTCACCTCCGGCAAGACCCCGTACCTGATCTCCGGTCCGTGGGCGCTGGAGCAGGTCCGCAAGGCCGGCCTGAAGTACGCGATCAGCCCGGTCCCCGGCTTCGCCGGCATGGGCCCGTCGGCCCCGTTCGTCGGCGTGCAGGCCTTCTACGTCTCGGCCAAGGCCAAGAACACGGCCCTGGCGCAGGAGTTCACGCTGAACTACCTGACGAAGAAGGACGTCGAGGAGGCGCTGTACAAGGTCGACCCGCGCGCGCCGGCCCTGACCGAGGCGTACGACGACGTGTCCAAGACCGATCCGGACATCGCCGCCTTCCAGGCCGCGGCCGCGCACGGCGTCGTCCTCCCGCAGATCCCGGCGATGTCCGCGGTGTGGGGCCCGCTCGGCATCGCCGAAGCGGCGATCGTCGGCGGCGCCGACCCGAACACGGCGATGACGAACGCGGCCACGCAGATCAAGGCCGCGATCGCCAAGGGCTGA
- a CDS encoding sugar ABC transporter permease: MMKDRMWWRHLVGLAALVFALVPIIFLISAALNPVGTLSSTSLIPSGASFSNFSKLFHDPNSPYVRWYVNTLVICGVAAVLNVLIGVSGAYAFSRLSFRGRRPGLTGILLVQMFPNFIALTALYLLFINIGSVLPVAGLNTSLGLILVYLGGAMGVNTWLLKGYLDTIPKELDEAARIDGASEAQVFFRVVLPLAVPMLVVVGLFSFVANLNEILLAGVFLTDTTHKTLAVGLYGLVSGNHNTDYGEFAAGSLLAGIPVVLIYLYLQKYLVKGLTAGAVKG; encoded by the coding sequence ATGATGAAGGACCGGATGTGGTGGCGCCACCTGGTGGGTCTGGCGGCCCTGGTGTTCGCGCTCGTCCCGATCATCTTCCTGATATCGGCCGCGCTGAACCCCGTCGGCACGCTGTCCTCGACCTCGCTGATCCCCAGCGGCGCCAGCTTCTCCAACTTCAGCAAGCTGTTCCACGACCCGAACTCGCCCTACGTCCGCTGGTATGTCAATACCCTGGTAATCTGCGGTGTCGCGGCGGTCCTGAATGTCCTGATCGGCGTCAGTGGCGCGTACGCCTTCTCCCGGCTGAGTTTCCGCGGCCGGCGGCCGGGCCTCACCGGCATCCTGCTCGTCCAGATGTTCCCGAACTTCATCGCGCTGACGGCGTTGTATCTGCTGTTCATCAACATCGGTTCGGTGCTGCCGGTCGCCGGTCTGAACACCTCGCTGGGTCTGATCCTGGTGTACCTCGGTGGCGCGATGGGGGTGAACACCTGGCTGCTCAAGGGCTATTTGGACACCATCCCGAAGGAGCTCGACGAGGCCGCGCGCATCGACGGCGCGTCCGAGGCGCAGGTCTTCTTCCGGGTCGTGCTGCCGTTGGCGGTTCCGATGCTGGTCGTCGTCGGGCTGTTCTCGTTCGTGGCAAACCTGAACGAGATCCTGCTGGCCGGGGTGTTCCTCACCGATACCACGCACAAGACGCTGGCCGTCGGCCTGTACGGCCTGGTCTCCGGCAACCACAACACCGACTACGGCGAGTTCGCCGCCGGGTCGCTGCTGGCCGGCATTCCGGTCGTCCTGATCTACCTCTACCTCCAGAAGTATCTCGTCAAGGGCTTGACGGCGGGCGCCGTCAAGGGCTGA
- a CDS encoding ABC transporter permease subunit, with amino-acid sequence MAPSPAERLARLSWPRVVFVGLVAAFAVLTIPTLVDKHSWTGVTISVAVTVILAYVYLTPKRIAARFLVPGTILLLAFQVYPIGYTISTAFTNYGDGHRLSQSQAVAQLEADSVLEQPGAQRYELSVATRTADASGPFVFFLTDPNGKVERGDATGLTPVPDAQVAKDPFTGKVITAQGWHILSGIQVNGLGQRLAGFEVPVSGGFIKSVGLSEAYVGQFTMKYDAATQTMTDTRTNTVYKASNGTFKAADGSGKMLPIGWKIDVRFKNFTSVLTDAAIRGPFLRVLIWTIAFAILSVLTTFGLGLLLAVVMDHPRMRGRRLYSSLLLLPYAMPAFISTLVWSSMYNKDFGLLNKLFGTHIDWLGSPWAARGSVLLTNLWLGFPYMFLVCAGLLQAVPQELKEVAKVDGASPFRVFRSVTMPTVLIGAMPLLIASFSYNFNNFNVIRLLTDGGPYPSGSSTAGDTDILISYTYRLAFGGQGAQYGLASAISFLIFVLVGLISYAGFRQTRQLEEVYAR; translated from the coding sequence ATGGCCCCCTCGCCCGCTGAGCGTCTGGCGCGCTTGTCGTGGCCGCGGGTCGTCTTCGTCGGACTCGTCGCGGCCTTCGCGGTCCTGACGATCCCGACGCTGGTCGACAAGCACTCGTGGACCGGCGTGACGATCTCCGTCGCGGTGACGGTGATCCTCGCCTACGTCTACCTGACCCCGAAGCGGATCGCCGCGCGCTTCCTGGTGCCTGGCACGATCCTGTTGCTGGCGTTCCAGGTCTACCCGATCGGCTACACGATCAGCACCGCGTTCACCAACTACGGCGACGGGCACCGGTTGAGCCAGTCCCAGGCCGTGGCGCAGCTCGAGGCCGACTCGGTGCTGGAGCAGCCCGGTGCGCAGCGCTACGAGCTGTCGGTGGCGACCAGGACCGCCGACGCCTCCGGTCCGTTCGTCTTCTTCCTCACCGACCCGAACGGCAAGGTCGAGCGCGGCGACGCCACCGGGCTCACCCCGGTGCCGGACGCGCAGGTGGCCAAGGACCCGTTCACCGGCAAGGTGATCACCGCGCAGGGCTGGCACATCCTGAGCGGTATCCAGGTCAACGGCCTGGGCCAACGGCTGGCCGGGTTCGAGGTACCGGTCTCCGGCGGCTTCATCAAGTCCGTCGGGCTGTCGGAGGCGTACGTCGGTCAGTTCACGATGAAGTACGACGCCGCCACGCAGACCATGACGGACACCCGGACCAACACCGTCTACAAGGCGTCCAACGGGACGTTCAAAGCGGCCGACGGCTCCGGCAAGATGCTGCCGATCGGCTGGAAGATCGACGTCAGGTTCAAGAACTTCACGTCCGTGCTCACCGACGCGGCCATCCGCGGACCGTTCCTGCGCGTCCTCATCTGGACGATCGCCTTCGCGATCCTGTCGGTCCTGACCACCTTCGGTCTGGGACTGCTGCTCGCGGTGGTCATGGACCATCCGCGGATGCGCGGCCGAAGGCTTTACAGTTCCCTGCTTCTCCTTCCTTATGCGATGCCGGCGTTCATCTCCACGCTGGTCTGGTCGAGCATGTACAACAAGGACTTCGGCCTGCTGAACAAGCTGTTCGGCACGCACATCGACTGGCTCGGCAGCCCCTGGGCCGCGCGCGGCTCGGTCCTGCTGACCAACCTGTGGCTCGGCTTCCCCTACATGTTCCTGGTCTGCGCGGGCCTGTTGCAGGCGGTGCCGCAGGAGCTGAAGGAGGTCGCGAAGGTCGACGGCGCCTCGCCGTTCCGGGTGTTCCGCTCGGTGACCATGCCCACGGTGCTGATCGGCGCGATGCCGCTGCTGATCGCCTCCTTCAGCTACAACTTCAACAACTTCAACGTGATCCGGCTGCTGACCGACGGCGGTCCGTACCCCTCGGGCAGCTCCACCGCCGGCGACACGGACATCCTGATCAGCTACACCTACCGGCTGGCGTTCGGCGGCCAGGGCGCGCAGTACGGCCTGGCCTCGGCGATCTCGTTCCTGATCTTCGTCCTGGTCGGCCTGATCTCCTACGCCGGATTCCGGCAGACCCGCCAGCTGGAGGAGGTGTACGCGCGATGA
- a CDS encoding LacI family DNA-binding transcriptional regulator: MSSRLDDIARQAGVSKATVSRVLNERPGVSPQLRKAVLTALDVLGYERPSRLRPRSAGLVGLLLPELESPIYPLCAQVIETNLSRQGFTPVLCSQTPEGAGEDEYVGMLLDRGVSGVIFVSGMHADTGQDHSRYRDLVAQRLPLVFVNGFIPNLEAPFISCDDRAAGELAVAHLAELGHRRIGLLLSSDRHVPARRQLAGYRTAMETAFGAGGYDPDLVDISFPGVEGGYAGASRLLQRTVTAIVCGSDMMALGAIRALKQHHKRVPEDVSVIGYDDSILMGYTDPPLTTVRQPVLSMGVAAARTLIDQIRGVTIRKTESLFFPELVVRASTGPLAET; encoded by the coding sequence ATGTCTTCTCGACTCGACGACATAGCCCGGCAGGCCGGCGTCAGCAAGGCCACGGTCTCCCGCGTCCTCAACGAACGCCCCGGCGTCAGCCCGCAGTTGCGCAAGGCGGTGCTGACCGCGCTGGACGTGCTCGGCTATGAGCGCCCCTCCCGCCTGCGGCCCCGCAGCGCCGGCCTGGTCGGCCTGCTGCTGCCGGAGCTGGAGAGCCCGATCTATCCGCTGTGCGCGCAGGTCATCGAGACCAACCTGTCGCGCCAGGGCTTCACGCCGGTGCTGTGTTCCCAGACGCCGGAGGGCGCGGGGGAGGACGAGTACGTCGGCATGCTGCTGGACCGCGGCGTCTCCGGCGTCATCTTCGTCTCCGGCATGCACGCCGACACCGGCCAGGACCACTCCCGCTACCGGGACCTGGTGGCGCAGCGGCTGCCGCTGGTGTTCGTCAACGGCTTCATCCCGAACCTGGAGGCGCCGTTCATCTCCTGCGACGACCGCGCCGCCGGGGAGCTGGCCGTGGCGCACCTGGCCGAGCTCGGGCACCGCCGGATCGGGCTGCTGCTGTCCTCCGACCGGCACGTCCCGGCCCGCCGGCAGCTGGCCGGCTACCGCACCGCGATGGAGACCGCCTTCGGCGCCGGCGGCTACGACCCGGACCTGGTCGACATCTCCTTCCCCGGGGTCGAGGGCGGCTACGCGGGGGCTTCCAGGCTGTTGCAGCGCACCGTCACGGCCATCGTCTGCGGCTCGGACATGATGGCGCTCGGTGCGATCCGGGCCCTGAAGCAACACCACAAGCGGGTCCCCGAGGACGTTTCCGTGATCGGTTACGACGATTCGATCCTCATGGGCTACACCGACCCGCCGCTGACCACGGTGCGCCAGCCGGTGCTCTCCATGGGCGTCGCCGCAGCCCGGACGCTGATCGACCAGATCCGCGGGGTGACCATCCGCAAGACCGAGTCGCTGTTCTTCCCCGAGTTGGTCGTACGGGCCTCCACGGGCCCGCTTGCAGAAACGTAG
- a CDS encoding alpha-amylase family glycosyl hydrolase encodes MHRRRRLTLVGTAVSLAAASAVTAAAAPSSAAPIRSAAAPSSTAAALSSTPVSTGDMTSDVIYQLLTDRFYNGDTSNDNPSSAPNLNDPTHSNWQEYWGGDFAGVTAKMQYLSDLGVGAIWISPPVQNVNVPVPDSSGNTTAGYHGYWGMDFYTPEPHFGQWADFDAMVAAAHAKGIKVIMDWAVNDTNPEDTSNPNYGAGGALKQNGTTLSTYDNDPNGYFHHNGGVADYNNLYDVEYQNLFNLADLAQENPAVTNYVQGAVDTWLGHGVDGIRMDAVKHMPGGWLKGYVDHIENSHSVFMYGEWADPSSAALWPNEVKFANTDGQSLENFDLNTAVRDVFASNANMSELDSELSRQQSSFNWSNDLVDFVDSQDENRFLSINNNTTLLDQATVVNMTVPGIPSVYYGDENYLHNDTTNSFGQVGGDPYNRPMISSFAENSRNFGITQKLAALRKSNPALRYGSSTQRWINNDVYVYERKFYNDTVLVAVNKSTSASYPLTNLNTALPAGSYNDVLGGSLGGGTLTVNAGTGGNNPTGAYTLNPGQAAVWSYVAPAQSTPQVGNIGPTIGHSGDKVAVTGVNFGSAAGTATVGGVPATVDYWSGGEADITIPSGVAPGTAPVVLTSAGGTASNSINYHVETGTQVPVTFTVTGTSTSPGDEIYLAGDQDELGNWSTDTSVAIGPLLDPNYPTWFSLASVPAGANIQFKFFIKHSDGTVTWEGGSNHTYTVPTSGTGNVTVAW; translated from the coding sequence ATGCACAGACGCCGCAGACTCACGTTGGTCGGCACGGCCGTGAGCCTGGCTGCGGCCAGCGCGGTGACCGCGGCCGCGGCCCCCAGTTCGGCCGCCCCGATCCGGTCCGCCGCCGCCCCGAGCTCGACGGCCGCCGCTTTGAGCTCCACGCCGGTCAGCACCGGCGATATGACCTCCGATGTGATCTACCAGCTGCTGACCGACCGCTTTTACAACGGCGACACCAGCAACGACAACCCGTCGTCCGCGCCGAACCTGAACGACCCCACGCACAGCAACTGGCAGGAGTACTGGGGCGGAGACTTCGCCGGCGTCACCGCCAAGATGCAGTACCTGTCCGACCTCGGCGTCGGCGCCATCTGGATCTCGCCGCCGGTGCAGAACGTCAACGTGCCGGTCCCGGACAGCAGCGGCAACACCACCGCCGGGTACCACGGCTACTGGGGCATGGACTTCTACACCCCGGAGCCGCACTTCGGACAGTGGGCCGACTTCGACGCCATGGTCGCCGCGGCGCACGCCAAGGGCATCAAGGTGATCATGGACTGGGCCGTCAACGACACCAACCCCGAGGACACGAGCAACCCGAACTACGGCGCCGGCGGCGCGCTGAAGCAGAACGGGACCACGCTGTCGACGTACGACAACGACCCGAACGGCTACTTCCACCACAACGGCGGCGTCGCGGACTACAACAACCTCTACGACGTCGAGTACCAGAACCTGTTCAACCTCGCCGACCTGGCGCAGGAGAACCCGGCGGTCACGAACTACGTGCAGGGCGCCGTCGACACCTGGCTCGGGCACGGCGTGGACGGCATCCGCATGGACGCCGTGAAGCACATGCCCGGCGGCTGGCTGAAGGGCTACGTCGACCACATCGAGAACTCGCACAGCGTGTTCATGTACGGCGAGTGGGCCGACCCCAGCAGCGCGGCGCTGTGGCCGAACGAGGTGAAGTTCGCGAACACCGACGGTCAGTCGCTGGAGAACTTCGACCTGAACACCGCGGTGCGCGACGTGTTCGCGAGCAACGCGAACATGTCGGAGCTGGACTCCGAGCTCAGCCGCCAGCAGAGCTCCTTCAACTGGTCCAACGACCTGGTGGACTTCGTCGACAGCCAGGACGAGAACCGCTTCCTGTCGATCAACAACAACACCACGCTGCTGGACCAGGCGACCGTGGTGAACATGACCGTGCCGGGCATCCCGTCGGTGTACTACGGCGACGAGAACTACCTGCACAACGACACCACGAACTCCTTCGGCCAGGTCGGCGGCGACCCCTACAACCGGCCGATGATCAGCTCGTTCGCCGAGAACAGCCGCAACTTCGGTATCACCCAGAAGCTGGCGGCCCTGCGCAAGAGCAACCCCGCCCTGCGCTACGGCAGCTCGACCCAGCGCTGGATCAACAACGACGTGTACGTCTACGAGCGCAAGTTCTACAACGACACGGTCCTGGTCGCGGTGAACAAGAGCACGTCGGCCAGCTACCCCTTGACCAATCTGAACACCGCGCTGCCCGCCGGCAGCTACAACGACGTCCTGGGCGGTTCCCTCGGCGGCGGCACCCTCACGGTCAACGCCGGCACCGGCGGCAACAACCCGACTGGCGCCTACACCCTGAACCCGGGGCAGGCCGCGGTGTGGTCGTACGTCGCCCCGGCGCAGTCCACCCCGCAGGTCGGCAACATCGGCCCGACGATCGGCCACAGCGGCGACAAGGTGGCCGTGACCGGCGTGAACTTCGGCTCCGCCGCCGGCACCGCCACGGTCGGCGGCGTCCCGGCGACCGTGGACTACTGGTCGGGCGGCGAGGCGGACATCACGATCCCGTCGGGCGTCGCGCCGGGCACTGCTCCGGTGGTTCTGACCTCGGCCGGAGGTACCGCGAGCAACAGCATCAACTACCACGTGGAGACCGGGACGCAGGTGCCGGTGACGTTCACCGTCACCGGCACCTCGACCTCGCCGGGCGACGAGATCTATCTGGCCGGCGACCAGGACGAGCTGGGGAACTGGAGCACCGACACCTCGGTCGCGATCGGTCCGCTGCTGGATCCGAACTATCCGACGTGGTTCAGCCTGGCCAGCGTCCCGGCCGGGGCGAACATCCAGTTCAAGTTCTTCATCAAGCATTCGGACGGCACCGTCACCTGGGAAGGCGGCTCCAACCACACGTACACCGTGCCGACCTCCGGGACGGGGAACGTGACCGTCGCCTGGTGA
- a CDS encoding glycoside hydrolase family 13 protein, producing MFVRTSKALAAKRVHVRSTPDGEPAYVEAQVDREEGEEVWWRASVPVVNAELGYRFLLETPGRRTWLNGLGLSTVDVTDSADFRLPTYDPPPTWAEGAVVYEIFPDRFARSAAHPVGELPDWAVPAAWDDPVAYGTPAGTKQVYGGTLWGVAEKLDYLRGLGIDAVYLTPFFPARSNHRYDASSFDVVDPLLGGDEALKELTAQAHLRGIRVIGDITLNHTGDQHPWFRRAQADPSSAEAGFYYFGADRRQYASFFGVPSLPKLDHRSEELRRRLYEGPDSVIARYPAEFGLDGWRVDVAQSAGRYGAIDLNARMARSVRETLLKTAPDSLVLAEHQFDASATLRGDGWHGTMAYAGFTRPVLGWLGAADTPELWGVPGRPPALGGGAMAAVMREFAALIPWRAVTHNMTLLDSHDMPRFRSLVGGAGRQALGVALLMTLPGLPMVFAGDEVGVHGALHNEDGRRAFPWDESTWDQGTYEMYRSLIALRRSHPALRSGGLRWLHTADDVVLFERALPGERLVVQVSRAAHPPLTAPFAAGHLLGGPDLSPGVQLPSDGPAFHVWCVESA from the coding sequence GTGTTCGTCCGCACCTCCAAGGCGCTGGCGGCGAAGCGGGTACACGTGCGGTCCACACCAGACGGCGAACCGGCCTACGTCGAGGCACAGGTGGATCGGGAAGAGGGCGAGGAGGTCTGGTGGCGTGCGAGCGTGCCGGTCGTCAACGCGGAGCTCGGATATCGCTTCCTGCTGGAGACGCCGGGGCGGAGGACCTGGCTCAACGGACTCGGGCTCAGCACGGTCGACGTCACCGACAGCGCGGATTTCCGGCTCCCGACCTACGATCCGCCACCGACCTGGGCCGAGGGCGCGGTGGTGTACGAGATCTTCCCCGACCGGTTCGCGCGGTCGGCGGCGCATCCGGTCGGGGAGCTGCCGGATTGGGCCGTTCCGGCCGCATGGGACGATCCGGTCGCGTACGGCACTCCAGCCGGGACCAAGCAGGTCTACGGCGGGACGTTGTGGGGCGTCGCGGAAAAGCTCGACTACCTGCGCGGACTCGGGATCGACGCGGTGTATCTGACGCCGTTCTTCCCCGCGCGGTCCAACCACCGGTACGACGCCTCGTCGTTCGACGTCGTCGATCCGCTGCTCGGCGGGGATGAAGCGCTCAAGGAGTTGACCGCGCAGGCGCATCTGCGCGGGATCCGGGTCATCGGCGACATCACGCTGAACCACACCGGCGATCAGCATCCCTGGTTCCGGCGCGCGCAGGCCGATCCCTCCAGCGCCGAGGCGGGGTTCTACTACTTCGGCGCGGACCGCCGTCAGTACGCGTCGTTCTTCGGTGTGCCGTCGCTGCCCAAGCTCGACCACCGGTCCGAGGAGCTGCGGCGGCGGCTGTATGAGGGCCCGGATTCGGTGATCGCGCGGTATCCGGCGGAGTTCGGGCTGGACGGCTGGCGCGTGGACGTGGCGCAGTCGGCGGGGCGGTACGGGGCGATCGATCTCAACGCGCGGATGGCGCGGTCGGTGCGTGAGACGTTGCTCAAGACGGCGCCGGATTCCCTTGTCCTGGCTGAGCACCAGTTCGACGCCTCGGCGACGCTGCGCGGCGACGGCTGGCACGGGACGATGGCGTACGCCGGGTTCACGCGGCCGGTGCTGGGCTGGCTGGGCGCCGCCGACACGCCGGAGCTGTGGGGCGTGCCGGGCCGGCCGCCGGCTCTCGGCGGCGGCGCGATGGCCGCGGTGATGCGGGAGTTCGCGGCGCTGATCCCGTGGCGCGCCGTCACGCACAACATGACGCTGCTGGACTCGCACGACATGCCGCGGTTCCGGTCGCTGGTCGGCGGCGCGGGGCGGCAGGCGCTGGGGGTGGCGCTGCTGATGACGCTGCCGGGGCTGCCGATGGTGTTCGCCGGGGACGAGGTCGGGGTGCACGGGGCCCTGCACAACGAGGACGGACGGCGGGCTTTCCCGTGGGATGAGAGCACGTGGGATCAGGGTACGTATGAGATGTACCGCTCGCTGATCGCGCTGCGGCGTTCGCATCCGGCCCTGCGCTCCGGCGGGCTGCGGTGGCTGCACACCGCGGACGACGTCGTGTTGTTCGAACGGGCGCTGCCCGGGGAGAGGCTGGTGGTCCAGGTCAGCCGGGCGGCGCACCCGCCCCTGACCGCCCCGTTCGCCGCCGGGCATCTGCTCGGCGGACCCGATCTGAGCCCCGGCGTTCAGCTGCCGTCCGACGGACCGGCGTTCCATGTCTGGTGTGTCGAGAGTGCCTGA